Proteins encoded in a region of the Diabrotica undecimpunctata isolate CICGRU chromosome 10, icDiaUnde3, whole genome shotgun sequence genome:
- the LOC140451607 gene encoding uncharacterized protein codes for MHAKDRNKKKTGRKIKAPKYLSEYETYTAYCLISTEENDPLCYENAIKDPEWVESIRKELLSHEKLNTWAEVELPKHKKAIQTKWVFRTKDNGTKKARIVAKGFQIKEESGFEPNYSPVARTSTIKLFLSIALQND; via the coding sequence ATGCATGCCAAagatagaaacaaaaaaaaaacaggaagaaAAATAAAGGCACCCAAATATTTAAGTGAATATGAGACTTATACAGCTTATTGTTTAATATCAACAGAAGAAAATGATCCTTTATGCTATGAAAATGCCATAAAAGATCCAGAATGGGTAGAATCTATAAGAAAAGAGCTACTCTCACATGAAAAGCTAAATACATGGGCAGAAGTAGAATTACCCAAACATAAAAAAGCTATTCAAACAAAATGGGTTTTTAGAACAAAGGATAATGGAACTAAAAAAGCCAGAATAGTAGCCAAAGGCTTTCAAATTAAGGAGGAGAGTGGATTTGAACCAAATTACTCACCAGTAGCAAGAACATCAACAATTAAGCTATTTTTATCAATAGCATTACAAAATGATTGA